GGATATTAAAACTGCCTTGGAAAATAAAAAATCTCTCCCCAGGGCGCCAGAAGGAGTCGATCGTCTGCATGCTAAGTTCAGTTCCAAGATTAACAGAGGAGATCTTCAATTAGATGACAGAATTTTTATGGCTTGTGATTTTCTCATCCATCCGGGCAATAAAGAAGCGGCGCGCATTGAAGACTTTGACGGAGAAACGCACCAAGGCATAGGCCAGGACTTTTATTTAAACACTCTTCCGGATCTGGCCAGAAAACTCGGGTTAAGATACATTGTTGGGAGGAATAATGAAATGAACCTGTCGTTTTTTAAAGAGGCGCTAAAAAGATATACCCTGGACGACGTAAAACCTGAATTTTATGATCAATTATTCCCCGAGAACGCCGGCGATCCTTATTTTACCATCCAATTTTTATACGACGAAGATGTTCGCAAGTATATTAAAGAGGCAAGTATAAAAAATTAGTTCTAAAGAAGATTTTTTTATGAGCGACTTCCAATCTCTGGAAAATGAAATTGAACACCCTGGTTCCGACGCTAGGATTTATCCTTTCCACTTTGTCCGTTTCCTATATAAAAAAGCTATTGGGTTAAAAAAATATAATAAAAAATAAAATCTTATGCAAATTGATTTGAAAGGAAAAAATATTCTCGTAACCGGCGCCAGTCGGGGAATAGGGAAGGCTATTGCCGAAACGATTGGAGGAGCGGGCGCCAAAGTCGCGGTCCATTTTTACAGCGCGGAAAAAGAGGCTTCTTTGGTAGCCCGGTCAATCGGAAACGGCGCAAAAACTTTCCAGGCCGGGCTCGAATCTCCCGCCGAATGCGAAAAACTTTTCGAAAACGTTATAAAAGATTTTGGCTCGCTTGACGTTTTAGTAAATAACGCCGGCGCGATGATTATGGCCGGGCTGGATGACAAAGACTGGGTGGAAAAATGGGACCGAACCATGGCGATTAATTTAAGATCTGCCGGCATCCTTTCACGGCTGGCGGTTTTACATTTCAAAAAAAAGGGCGGGGGAAGAATAATCAATATCGCTTCCCGGGCGGCCTTCCGCGGAGATACGCCTGAATTTCTCGCATACGCCGCCTCCAAAGGCGGAATGGTGGCCTTAAGCCGCTCAATTGCCCGAGATTTCGGAAAAGACGGCATTAAATCATTTATAATAGCTCCGGGCTGGGTCCGGACCGAAGCGACCCGGGAATCGATTGAAGAGTATGGCGAAGACCAGATTCTTGGCGGAATCGCCTTAGACCGGCTTACCGAACCAAAAGACATCGCTCCGCTGGCAGCTTTTTTAGCGAGCGGACTGGCTGACCACGCGACCGGCGGCACTTTTGACGTAAACGCGGCCAGTTATGTCCATTAGCATCTCGGGGAATCTAAATGACCAGCCTAAGAATAAATTTAGACAATATGGGATACAAAAGGCATCAAATTAAATCGCACGAAAAAGCTTGCATATTTCTGGAAAAAATTGTTAAAGAGGCGTTTCAATATATTGAAAAAAATAAAAACTGTACCGAATACGAAGTGCAAAGATTTATTTTAGAAAGATTTAACCATTATAATCTAAAAACTGACAAAAGCCGGACGCCGATAGTAGCGTTCGGAAAGAGCACGTCCAATGTTCATTATTATCCTGCCAAGCGATCTTCAAGGCGCCTCCAACCCAACTCGCTTATCATGATCGACATTTGGGCCCGCCTTGAAAAAAAGGGCTCGATTTTTTCCGATATCACCTGGATGGCTTATTATGGGAAAAAAGCGCCCGAAGAAATTATGAAAGTTTATAATCTGGTGATTGGAGCCAGGGACATGGCGATAAAGCATATCGCGGCCAGCCTTAGGAAAGGGAAGCTGCCGACCGGCAGGCAAGCCGACTTGGCCGCCAGAGACACCATTAAGCAGGCGGGCCATGGCAAGCGATTCATCCACACCACCGGCCACAGCCTCGGCTTAAACCATCCGCACGGAAGCTATAAAGGCCTAAGAACCGACAATCATCGGCCGCTTAAACCAGACATCCCCTATACTATCGAACCGGGGGTTTATCTTAAAAATCGGTTCGGCGTCCGAAGTGAAATTAATTTTTACATTTCCTCCGGCTTGAAGCTGAAAATTACGACAAAAATGCAGAAAAAAATGGTTTTACTTGCTTAAAATTCTATGCTATAATTCTATAAAATATTTATATTTCACTTATTTACAAATCAAGCCGGGTAAAAAACTTTCGTTACTTTGGCTAAAATAAAAATATAAGCTTATGCCTTCTAAAAAGGGAAACATTAATGTAGCTATTAACGGCTTTGGCCGGATCGGCCGGGCAGTCTTTAAGGCCATTCTAAAACGGCATCCGCATATTAACATCGTTGCCATCAATAATTTAACCGATCCGAAGACTACCGCCCATCTTTTTCGCTATGACAGCTGTTACGGGGTATACTGTAAAGATGTAAGCTATACCGAAAATAGCCTGATAGTCGACAAAAAGGAATATCCGCTAATCTCCGAGAGGGAGCCGTCCAACCTCCCCTGGGAAAAATTAAAAGTCGATATAGTTATCGAATCGACCGGCATATTCCGCGACATGGCCGGCGCCGGAGGGCATTTGAAAGCCGGGG
The Patescibacteria group bacterium genome window above contains:
- a CDS encoding SDR family oxidoreductase — encoded protein: MQIDLKGKNILVTGASRGIGKAIAETIGGAGAKVAVHFYSAEKEASLVARSIGNGAKTFQAGLESPAECEKLFENVIKDFGSLDVLVNNAGAMIMAGLDDKDWVEKWDRTMAINLRSAGILSRLAVLHFKKKGGGRIINIASRAAFRGDTPEFLAYAASKGGMVALSRSIARDFGKDGIKSFIIAPGWVRTEATRESIEEYGEDQILGGIALDRLTEPKDIAPLAAFLASGLADHATGGTFDVNAASYVH
- a CDS encoding M24 family metallopeptidase, which translates into the protein MGYKRHQIKSHEKACIFLEKIVKEAFQYIEKNKNCTEYEVQRFILERFNHYNLKTDKSRTPIVAFGKSTSNVHYYPAKRSSRRLQPNSLIMIDIWARLEKKGSIFSDITWMAYYGKKAPEEIMKVYNLVIGARDMAIKHIAASLRKGKLPTGRQADLAARDTIKQAGHGKRFIHTTGHSLGLNHPHGSYKGLRTDNHRPLKPDIPYTIEPGVYLKNRFGVRSEINFYISSGLKLKITTKMQKKMVLLA